A region of the Arenibacter antarcticus genome:
TGGCTGATTGAATTTGAGAAGGCACCTACCGATCTACATAAATTCATCCATATTTTAGATACCGCACTACAACAACAGAACGCCTATTATTTAGATCTGTTGAAAGGCAAAATCTTGCAGCCTCTTAAGATCACCCATATAAAAAAAGACGGATTTCAGGAGTATATGAAGTCCATCGGAAAATTAGGCGGACAGAATAAGGTACAGCGTTTATCCAACGACCGTAAGGTTGCGGAGGCATTGAGAGCATTTATGGTGTAATTTTATAATGTTGTGTATAGAATACGGTATAGCAACACGCTAAAAGCTCAAGGAGTTATGTGAAAAAACAAAAATCTAGTACGCTCAATTACCCCCATCCAAATAGACTGTACTTTATACAAATTATGGCAAGTCCATTCTGATTTTTAGAGTGGTGAAAAATAGCCTAAAGAACTAAGTATCAATTAAAATTGTAGTTTTATACGAAATCTAATTATGAGCAATTCCACCAATACAACTAGAGCTCAAGAATCTACAAATGCTATTGAGCGTTTGTACATTACCATGCGCCATTTGTTCAACCGAGGTTTTTATAAACCATTGGGAGTTTCGGGTGCCGCCCTTAGACAATCCCTTTTACAGTTAAGACCGGAGATATACGGCTCCTTAGCCGAAGAAAAAGCAGAATTAAATGGACTTATTTATGTATTGGAACGGTTGCCCGAGGGCATAGAGCAATGCAGGTATATAAATCTCACTTCGGACGAAGGCTATTCCAGCTCTCAATTTCAGCCTATTATTCCTCCTAAAAGACGTAGAAATTGCTACAGGATAGACGATGAACAGATGAATATTGAGATTACAAGAGGGAGATCGGACATCTATGATATCCTTACTCACCTTACCTTTCTTTTTATCGAATCGGAAAAAATAAGTAAACGGGTCCTAGTTGAAGATACCGACACAACCATAAGGGATTGGATAAAATTGGAGCAAGCAGCACAACAGGCTGAACTTAGTCAAAAGGAACGCGAAGTAGCCTTAATTCATGTGGCTAATATTTTGGGAAGGCCATTTATAGAAATTCTGGCTGTACATAAAATGTTGTCTACCGATACCGAACCAGAACGCTTCTTAAAGATAATTTATTGGCTGGGCAAACTGGCCATAGAAGAGGAAACAACCGGGAATAAACGTGCCATTACCTTTAGCCCTATGTTGCGGGAGCGTTTGGGACATCATATCCATGGGGAGCGCTGGGCAAACACTATCAAGGATAAATTACGAAAAAACAATTTGTTAGAGCGACCAATCCATATTATAAGTGCTAATATGCATAGTGTCATGAATTCTTTATTTGCTAAAAAAGCACTTTCCAAGGAATTCAAAAACACCGAAAAATTATCCATATTCGAGGCTTTAAGCAAGCCAGAAAATTCAAAATTAAGAGACCAAGTGGTCACTTTGGCAAAAAAGAACGGAATGATCGCTATAGACGATGTCTCTGGAACCAATATTGATGTTCAAATCTTTGATCTTGCAAAATTGGACAACGACGCCTGCGGTTATGAATTGTCACCAAGTACCCCAGAAAGCGAAAAACCTATTATCTTTGTAATGGATTACGCCTTTGGAGAGCAGGCCTATGAAACCATAGACGAATTTCTAAAACCCTATAGGGTAAAGAAAAACCAAGAGGTATTTTTAAATGTCGCTTCCATATCTATTATGGGTAAAGCAGGTATTCTGGAGGGCGGAAAAGGGGATATTATGATTCCGGATGCTCATATTTTTGAAGGGAGTGCGGACAACTATCCATTTAAAAACGAATTAAGCAAGTCCGACTTTGAAGGAAACGGGTTAAACGTACTTCAGGGCGCTATGATTACCGTGTTGGGAACTTCCTTGCAAAACAAGGACATCTT
Encoded here:
- a CDS encoding DUF6909 family protein, whose amino-acid sequence is MSNSTNTTRAQESTNAIERLYITMRHLFNRGFYKPLGVSGAALRQSLLQLRPEIYGSLAEEKAELNGLIYVLERLPEGIEQCRYINLTSDEGYSSSQFQPIIPPKRRRNCYRIDDEQMNIEITRGRSDIYDILTHLTFLFIESEKISKRVLVEDTDTTIRDWIKLEQAAQQAELSQKEREVALIHVANILGRPFIEILAVHKMLSTDTEPERFLKIIYWLGKLAIEEETTGNKRAITFSPMLRERLGHHIHGERWANTIKDKLRKNNLLERPIHIISANMHSVMNSLFAKKALSKEFKNTEKLSIFEALSKPENSKLRDQVVTLAKKNGMIAIDDVSGTNIDVQIFDLAKLDNDACGYELSPSTPESEKPIIFVMDYAFGEQAYETIDEFLKPYRVKKNQEVFLNVASISIMGKAGILEGGKGDIMIPDAHIFEGSADNYPFKNELSKSDFEGNGLNVLQGAMITVLGTSLQNKDILKFFHQSTWNVIGLEMEGVHYQKAIQSASKIRNSIREDVKVRYAYYASDNPLETGSTLASGGLGTTGVKPTYLITDKILTQIFNS